The genomic DNA GTGAGAACACATCCCATCTGTATTTCACATGGGAGCAGTACCTCACATTAAGCACTGTTCCTAAATACAGATCTCCTTTTTCTAAGTTAGACAATCCTCCTGTGAAGATGCACATCAATTACGCATTTGCTCCTTTTATGCTTTTTGCAAGTGATTGGTTGCTACTGTGGCCTTCTTGCAAGTGTGGTCTCGCAGGTTTGGTTGTTGACTATGGCAGCTGCATCTTTATGGGACTTCTACATAACAAATTACAAAGTAATTATTTACTTGTAACCAATAACGTATTTTTGGTAGGTTTGTATTTGATTACTTTTTTTCACTTGGTAACACTCCCTGTAATTTAATTACCTTTTTCAACAACTGATTACGAATAACCCGTTAGGCCTCCTTCACACAGCTGTAAAACGTTCAGTTGTGTCACTGTTACGGCGCAGGCTTTCGTCAGGAGAGAGAGGGTTTTCGAGTCATTTTCTCCTCAAAAACGGGTCGCCAGTGATGTAGAGCGGTGCTTTAAGTTTCTGTTGCCAGCAGGGTTACGGAGCCCGCCCCTACGAAATGGGCCAATCAGAAATGAAGAAGCCATCGCTAAATAAAGCCAATTTACAAAGCTGAAGCTGGCAACAGCAGCAGTTGCTGCTCTGTTTACACCTGCGTTCCACGTGTGGCACATCAAATACTGAGCAGTGCATTTCAGTGATTTAGTTAACAGATTTAACATTATTGAACAGTTATTTAGTAAATCCAGTGCATAATGCAGATAATACAGTCGAACTTCGATATATCGAatagcgcggtgatcgcaaaatagttcgatatagccagaattcgatatataaaatcacgtagaaaacgcgtcaaaaactagcacaaatcaatcaatgaaccaatcgtggcgcaatagatactcgcatgaagcttcaaacaaagtatttatttcgttcgccgaaagtactgaagcagcgtagcctgcttgatattggcaaccgcgtgcttgaccacggcgtcctcaacatagtccaaacggtccacaagagacggtccagtgccttctattgcgccgcagtagcggcgtacaacggccaaagcagctacagcctcagttgcagtcgggagcggggcaacatcagcgcttgctggatcagcctcggcagcgtcttcgtttggccgctcagcagtcacttctgcagcgatctccacgtctgttgacttcgccactgttccggtgctgtcgtcaccgccaacgaagtcctcaatgcacatgctgtgtggctcagcaccgacaaagcgctccaactgtctccacggccgcctcgatcacgcgcgcacggcgggggcgcgggcgcgcgtgattgaggcggccgggctggcttacggccggggagcgcgcgctttagagaagcgcgcgaagcgcgcgctcccctcgagaccggccgtggctggctccaagccgccgcgtgtgtacgccgctacgttcaaatggcgccctcggcgcaaccgatgtgggagctgtcgtacgcagcagtctggaacgcccatcgcgccgccgctatcttcgagagtgttgcgggaaagctcgcctcctgtcaaaagagcgcacttggtctggggcagcggagttcgatatatccattttacatccggccccgttcgaaataaaaaattaaaaatgcatgcgattttccacgtgatatagaaagtgttcgatatacgcaataattcgatatatccatgttcgatatatcgaggtttgactgtatttctcTAGGTTTAGGCAAACTTGGGATCACTCAGTGCGCACTGTACAAAACTGTGCTGCTCTCGACGTCACCACCGCTGTTGCCTATTTGTACACTGTTCCATCGCACCTGCTGCAAGATTTTTGACACGGTGGTGACCCGGCGGAACATTTGACGGCTGTGTGACTCAGGCCCTACTTTATTAACGAGACAAACTATAACAGGCGATGCAGCTTTGAGCACTTGAATTTGGTGGTGAATATACAGTAGAACACCCATGATCGTGGCCATGCAGCAGCGACGTAGGTTCACATGTTCAGTATTTGTTTTCTCATCTTAACACTGAAGCAAACGCTGGCCGACGATTCGCACCGGTTCTGCTATGGCTTGATAGTGATGGTCACATCGGTCACTGTTGCTAGGAAGTCCAACTAGAGAGAATGTTCTCTGCTTTTCACAGGACCTGCCGGTAGTGTCTCCTTTGAGCCCCAGCCACAATGAAGTGCTGTGCTTCATAGAGCACGTAGAGCATCAAGCCTTTGAGTGTGCCCAATCGAGTATGCACAGTTGAGTATGCACAATTATGCACAATCTTGTGCATAAGGTGTTCATACATTACGATGCTGCCCTCCCCTCCAGAGCGCACATTTATGGAATTTTCAGTGTCGCTGATGGTTTCTTACTTTGTAGCTACTGACGGGCTAGTTTCTCATCTGTGACTTTGTTGAAGCAGCGCAGTTGGAGAAAGGTGTTCGTACAACATGAATGACAAGGACATCCACAGGTGCCTGTGCGTGTCCTCATCACACGTTCGTGTAATATTTTTTTCCACGTGTGCTGCTTGACCAAAAGCTTGTTTCCTGACAATAAAATGAGGGAGGATGACAGACAAAAATTTCTGAAATGTGAAGGGCTGCTGAAAACCCACTGAAGAAGCCAGCTAGGCCAGCTCGATATATAGCGTATTTGTGAAATAGTAATAAGGTTGAGAGAACAAGAACGTAAATGTAACTGACTACATTTCAGTACAGTCGAGTCCCGCTAGAACGAAATTGacggtgcacgaaaaaaaattcgtaGAAGCGGAAATTTCGTTGTTGTGAAATTCACAAAAATATGGCTAACCTGAACTGGTAAACCACaaacaaacttttatttccaGAAGTCAAGCAGTGTGGACTGCTTCCCTTTTTTTCCTAGGAGCATCATGACGCGATTTTCGCATTCGGAGAGTAGCTGCATCGCGACGTCGTCATCATGCACAGCCACGCTGTTTCTGATGACATCGAACGCATCCAGTACGCGAGATGTGGCCGGTGGATGCAGGTCTGGCACTTCGTCGTCATCCGACTGCCCCCCGTCGTCGCGGACACTTTTTATGATGTCCTCATCGCTCAATTCTTCACGGGCGATCACATTGACGTCAGCGTCGATGAAATCGTCCAGCTCGACACTGGATGGCACACTTCCGGCACCTTGAAGGGCCACCCAGGACGCAATTACGTCTGCTGGCGGTTGCACTGCTCCGTTGCAGTCAGCAGCATCCTCAGCGGAGTCGATGTCTGGGTCTCCGAGCTTGAAGCCAGCGTGTGTGAAGCAGTTCGCGATAACTGGCCGTCCAGTTGCAGCCCACGCAGCAGCCATCATCTGCAGCGCCATGTACAGGTCTAACTTGGTGTCGCGACCGGTCTCCACGTTCAATAGGAGACGCTGCATCACTCGCTGGCGGTAGGCGCACTTCATTCTTCTAATGACACCTTGGTCAAGTGGCTGTATGATCGAAGTGCAGTTCGGCGGAAAGTACTTAAGCTCCACATTTGTGAGCTCCACATCCAGAATATGATGGGCGGAGCAATTGTCCAGCAATAAGCACACCCGCCGGCCCTGCCTCCTCATGTCACAGTCAAATGACGCGACCCACTCGGAGAAAATGGCCCGCGTCATCCAGGAGCGGCTGTTGGCGACATATTTTATGGGAAGGCTCCTGTTACCTTTAAAGCAACGGGGCCTCGCACTCTTCCCAATGACTAGCGGTGGGCGCTTGTCAGATCCGTCCGCATTGGCGCACAGCAGCACGGTCACGCGCTTCTTACTGTGTTTACCACCGTGGCAACGCTGACCTTTCATTTCGAGGGTTTTTGACGGCAGCATCTCGTAAAACAGGCCTGTCTCGTCAGCGTTGTATATGTCACACTTGGCATAGTCTTTCAACAACGTCGAAACGTTTGTAGAGATCCAGGCGGATGCGCTGCCTTTGTCTGCTGATGCCGACTCGCCAGAGAGCGTCTTGCCGACAATGTCATGGCGGGCCTTGAACCTGCTGAGCCAGCCTGTGCTCGCCTTGAAATCGTCGATTCCCAGCAGGCAAGCGTAATTCAGGGCCTTCTGCTGCACGGCGTTTCCACTGATCGGTATGTTTTTTGCCCTCGTCTCGACAAACCACGCGTACATGGCCTTGTCGAGGTCCTCGTGCGCCGACGGCGTCAGCTTCTTCCGCTTGGCTGATGTGCCCGAAGCAAGAGCTTGCTCTATTGCTTCTTTTGACTTCAAGATGGTGGACAGCGAACTGGGAGAAATCTCAAACTTCTTCGCAACGTCGCCTTTCTTCTCTCCGCTTGCGACTGCGGCCAGGATCCGAGCTTTATCCTTCAGGGATAAAAACTTTCGACATGGCGGCGCCATGTCGGAAAGCACGCTAAAACAGAACGGCTTCTCTGATCAAATCGAATACCGCAACACGTGCACAACACGAACTGCCAATTGCACTAGCACACACCAACGGCGCCGAGATGCAGCATGGTCTGACGAGACGACTGAGCGTCGGCTTTGGATTGTCTGCGGCTAAAAAGTTTCAAGCCAATCCCAAAGGTAGGCCAGTCTCATCGCCGTCGCCATCGAGCAATGGCGGCCCCCATGCTCGGTCATCAACGGCAGTTTCTTGTGGTGCCAACACGCGATGATAACTTTGCAGACGCTTTTTTATGTGCAAAATGTTCGAAATTGCGTTTCCTGCGCGGCAAATTAAGTTTCGAGCCTGGAATTACTTCGTCAGATTTCGTTAAAGCGGAACGGCATAAGAAAAAGTGTTCGTTGTGGTGAGGATATTTATGCATTGACTCCTATGGGCAGCTGACGGGGAACTGAGAATTATTCGTTGAACCGGACATTTCGTTGAAGCGGCGTTCGTTGTAGCGGGGTTCGACTGTAATTGCTAAGTTATTTTTCCCACGGTTGTAATTGGTAACTGCAATTACATTTTCGGATGAAGTAATTGTGGTTGTAAACGGTTACTTTTTCTCTGCAAGTGTACAAGCCCGATTTTGAAGTGGAATTAATGCAACAATGCTCACATACTGATCTTTGGGTACATGTCGAAAAACTAAGGGCACTAAAAATAATCTAGAGCACGCCGCAAGGTATCCCTCATAGACTTTGTGTCACTTTGGACATCAAGATTGATTGGTTGCTCAATCAACCCACCTAATACACAGCATAACTGACCTACACTGAGCATAACAACATACTTTTACTACACCCGGCATATACACAGCTATACATGGTATTTTTATTCTGCCCCATTTGAACCATACACATTGAAGAAGAACTTCAACACTCATTAAACAAGGTAGGAAAATGTTTCCAATCTGTGTAGTGCACATCACCGAGAGCATCAAGACCGTGTGAGTGCCAGCTTATAACTGCCAATGTGGCGGGTCACAACCTCAACCTTGTGTCCCGCCACTTCTCACCTCTCACCCAAACCCAGTAGGCTTAGACACGGGGCCGAAATGAAATaaatgtctttctctctctctccatctatCTCTCAAGTACCACACCACTGTTGTATTACACAGGCTTGCATCAGAGTATTGTTGGCTACTGTGTTCTCTTGGGTCTATCGGCACATCCTTGTTTCAGACATCTCCCCAGAATGGCACTTCCAATTAGggctgtgcgaatattcaaaactttcgaatACTGAAGCGAATAATGTCATATTCGATTCGACCTTCGATTCGAATAGGGCTATTCGAAAACTTCGAATATTTTCAAAGTCTTTCGAAGTTTAATAATACTGGTACGCGTACATTTTTTGCAAGTTTGTCTTTCTATATCTACCCTGGGTAGAGCATTTTCATGCCACTTTGCTGACGGAGCCACGACCGCTTGAAAGAAACAAGGCCGTGACCGAGCTTTGAACCTAGCATACGAATTCACGAATGTAAACAATATTGATAACGATAGCGATGGCTCTTCGGAAGTTTTAAAAAAAGCGTTTACTATTGCATTTTTTGGAACTAAATGTAACGTAACTGTAACGTCATCATAATATCCGTAGATATTTATCTACCTAAAGGTACATATTATACCTTGTGATTGTAAGATATAATATAAATTGCCTTAACACcgacaaataaacaaaaaagtttGTCTTAGCGGTAGCAGGTATTTGGTGAAGCAACCATGTGCTTTCTATAGCTTCTTTTTTTAGGCTTgcattctttattctatgcttgcACGTGCCAACGTGGTCGCCGGATGTCTACGTCGCTTCGAGTTATCAAGTTCAGTCACGCGTTAGCTGTTCATTTTGCTCGATTGCGCGCACAGCCGAAGTAGCCAAACCATGAACGAATCGGCGCAGCGGGTGTTCCGGAGTGCCATCTGGGAGTTCTTCGATCGCGGAGCCAGTGACACGATGTGCCGCACGTGCAAGATGCGCCTTAAGACGCCCACGGGCACTACAACCACCCTCGTCAATCACCTAAAGCGTCAGCCTGATCCATTCAAGCAGATCGAGAAGCTCCGTGCTGCCGAAAGCTCGAAAAAGCCTGCGGCCCGAAAAAGACGACGGGCACCGACAAGGCGGACGCAAGTGCTGCTAGCTGTAGCTACTTCAAGCCGATGTTGAAAGGTGACAGTCAGCGTGCAAAAACGTTAACAACGAAGGTTGCACAGTTCCTGGCCACTGGCTTGCACTCTTATTCGATCGTTGAGGAGCCAGGCTTTTTGTCTTTGATGCACACACCAGTGCCCGAGTACAAGGTCCCATCGAGGACTACGTTTTCTCGGAGTGTGGTGCCAGAACTTTACGCCAAAGAAAAAGAACGGATCAAAAGTGAGCTGCGCAATCACTTCAATGACGGGACCCCATGCTACTCGGTGACGACTGACGGGTGGACGTCTAGGCCCGGGGATAGCTACGTCTCATTTACATGCCATCTCTTTGATAAAGAGTTCCGGCTTCACAATTATCACCTTGCATGCCGGCACATGCCGGAAGGCCATACATCTAACAACCTGAAGCGCATCTTCCTTGACTTGGCAAAGGAGTGGGGACTGCCTCAAGATGCTCCAGTTTTCATTGTCACTGACAATGCCAGAAACTTCCTGGGCGCCGCATCGCGAACGGGATGGACAAGTATACAGTGCTTCGCGCATACGTTACAATTGTGCATCCACTGTGCAAAGAAGGACACTCAGAATTTTGAGCAGCTGTGTGTCAAGGCCCGGGCAATTGTAGGGCAGTACAAGAGGAGTTCCCAAGCCAGAAGTCACCTCAAAGAGGTTCAGGTTAGCATGGGCTTAGAGCCCCTTGAAGTGATTCAGGATGTTGCGACGAGATGGAACAGTGAATATGAAATGATGTCACGCCTTTTAAAGCTCCGTGTACCAATTTCCTTGAATCTGTCGGAACAGGACACATTGGAAAACCTGACTTCAAGTGAATGGCATCTGATGGCATCCATCACATCAGTGCTAAAATGTGTTGATGATGCAACAAGAGAGTCTTGCTCCGAAAAGCACCCAACTCTCTCGCAAGTGGTGCCACTAGTGCATTGCATGCAACTTCTGCTCACTCAGCAACAGCAGCGTTGTGGGGAGGAGTCTGCATTTGCAGGAAACCTCCTTCACAGCATGAAGTCCAGGTTTGTTGATATGAAATTGCAGGTGACAtatgccttgagcacagcattgGACCCCCGATTTAAAGCCGTTTGTTACGACACCACAAGTGAAAAACGGTGGCTGAAAAATCTACTCTGCTCAGCTGTGGAGAAGAGCCTGCCTCAGGGGAGAGACAGCGAAGAGACACGAGCTGTCTCTAGTGATGTGTGGGATGTTTTTGGAGCTTTGGCCTCTACCACCACTTCAAGCACTGGTTCCCAGCGACTTATGGAAGAGGTGGAGGAGTACCTCCATGCACCTGTTCGGCCCCGCTAGGAAAATCCTTTCCT from Dermacentor albipictus isolate Rhodes 1998 colony chromosome 7, USDA_Dalb.pri_finalv2, whole genome shotgun sequence includes the following:
- the LOC139047442 gene encoding tigger transposable element-derived protein 6-like, with translation MLPSKTLEMKGQRCHGGKHSKKRVTVLLCANADGSDKRPPLVIGKSARPRCFKGNRSLPIKYVANSRSWMTRAIFSEWVASFDCDMRRQGRRVCLLLDNCSAHHILDVELTNVELKYFPPNCTSIIQPLDQGVIRRMKCAYRQRVMQRLLLNVETGRDTKLDLYMALQMMAAAWAATGRPVIANCFTHAGFKLGDPDIDSAEDAADCNGAVQPPADVIASWVALQGAGSVPSSVELDDFIDADVNVIAREELSDEDIIKSVRDDGGQSDDDEVPDLHPPATSRVLDAFDVIRNSVAVHDDDVAMQLLSECENRVMMLLGKKGKQSTLLDFWK